Proteins found in one Oncorhynchus gorbuscha isolate QuinsamMale2020 ecotype Even-year linkage group LG15, OgorEven_v1.0, whole genome shotgun sequence genomic segment:
- the LOC123998035 gene encoding 40S ribosomal protein S19 has product MPGVTVKDVNQQEFVRALSAFLKKSGKLKVPDWVDIVKLAKHKELAPSDENWFYTRAASTVRHLYLRGGAGVGSMTKIYGGRQRNGVCPAHFSVGSKNVARKVLQALELLKMVEKNPNGGRRLTAQGTRDLDRIAGQVAAAKLPPKAAPTV; this is encoded by the exons ATGCCTGGTGTCACAGTGAAAGACGTCAACCAGCAGGAGTTTGTCCGTGCCCTGTCAGCGTTCCTGAAGAA GTCAGGAAAGCTGAAGGTCCCAGATTGGGTGGACATTGTCAAGCTGGCCAAACACAAGGAGCTGGCCCCCAGCGATGAGAACTGGTTCTACACAAGAGCTG CTTCCACAGTGCGCCACCTGTACCTGCGTGGGGGTGCCGGTGTGGGCTCAATGACCAAGATCTATGGTGGTCGCCAGAGGAACGGTGTGTGCCCTGCCCACTTCAGTGTCGGTTCCAAAAACGTGGCCCGCAAGGTGCTGCAGGCCCTCGAGCTTCTCAAGATGGTGGAGAAGAACCCCAACGG TGGTCGTAGACTAACCGCCCAGGGAACCAGAGATCTGGACAGGATTGCTGGCCAG GTCGCAGCTGCGAAGTTGCCCCCCAAGGCTGCCCCCACAGTTTAA